The DNA sequence TGCCTCTGTTCCTCCTTTATTACCCAAACAAgtatttagaagaaaaataaactgTGTAAAAAGACGTGGTCCACAAGCTCAaagattaatatattataaaactaGAGAAACAAGTTTTCAAGTTCATAGAAGTCAAGGGTACCTTGCATCACCAAATATAGAAGAAGCCTCTTCAAGAAATTGGGAAAGCTTGTGAGGAGGAACATAAAATATCTGTGTAGCTGTTTGATCTGCCAAAGACATAAGCCTCTTCCTTCTTGATCCTGAATGCTTTGGAAGAAAACCAACTACAAACAAAAAGATGTCATGATGTTCACATGTTAGGTCCCATAATGGCAAAGCTACTCAAAGAGTGCATGGAGCAAGGGTTTATGCAGTTAGTAAATTACCAAATGTGAACTCGTGAGTAGGCAAACCCGAAGCAGAAAGAGCTGATACCAAAGCACAGGGACCAGGGATTGGAACAACAAGGATATTTTCACTAATACATAATTTGGCCTGCACTAATCCATTCTGAGAGATTGAAAATCATTGtacaaagaaataaagaaagaaagagagcaaAGTAGTTAGTTACCAATTCCATGCCAGGATCACTGATGCCTGGAGTTCCAGCATCAGATATGAGGGCCACAATCTCGCCTTCTTTGAGCCTCTTCAACACAAGTTGCTCCCTTTGCGACTCGTTGAACTTGTGATAACTCATCTGAACCTCTAAAGAACACAATCAGAATGAATACAATTGCAAAGAGGGATCGgagaaagcaaagaagaagagagaacggAGGTTTAGCATACGAGGGGAGTTTTGATGTTGTAGTGATGAAGCAACTTGCCAGAGTGCCTCGTATCTTCCGAGAGAATCACATTTGCAGAGTTCAGCACGCGAAGAGCcctgggaaaaaaaaaaaaaaagaaagaaagaaactaaaaatttgaaaagagaagattgaagaaaagaaaaattgaatttgAGAAGGGTACGTACCTAAAGGTGATATCTTCGAGATTTCCAATTGGTGTTCCAACGAGATAAAGGCCTGGTTTGAGGTTAGTCTGCTGCGTCCGAAACAGTGAGTAGTCAACATGCTCCGTTTCCGATTGTTGACTTAAGCTGGAGTTGGATCTGGAGCATAAAACGGCAACGTTTTCGGGATGGAAGGATATAAGAGGAAGGTGGTGCTTTGGCATGGGAACTTGGTTCGCGGCAGGAGCGGCGAACCGGAACGGCAGTGCTGCGGCCACCCGCCGACTCAACATCATTTTCCTTCCGCTTGCAACAAGGCCCAGTGCAGCTGCTTTCCTCTTTTCTGCTAGACTGCTACTACAATGCTCTTTTTGGGCCTTGGGGAACTGAAACTGGCCTAAGCCCAAACAAAAGATTTTcatcttaataaatttttatccGAAAGTGGATGTAATTTTTTTCTgaattgtttgttaaaaatttaaaatataatttttttattatttaatttttttatatatttttttgagagATTATACTttactaattgaaaaaaaatttagaaggattaagctcaagtctcacatAGAGTGGAGTTAAGTCTCAGAGTGGTCCCAAAAGTTACACTTGTACTTTATAGTAGTCCTTGAATTTAATAGTTACCTATATTTGTCTCTGAAATTGTACTCCGAGATTCAGTCTCGTCCTGCCGACACATTTCCTCCAGCTGGCATTATCGAAAAGCTGATTTGGACTATAGGGTGACACGCTGGCGAGGCTAACGGCTAGCTGATGTGGATGAGTAAACTTTGTTGAGTCAATTTGGTCCCTATTTTGAAGttaaaaaccctaattcccaaatttgaAGATCAATCTCCAGTgccccttctcttctcttccctTAGATTCTCTTCAGCATCTTCATAGCCAGATGGCAATGGCTAGCGCGAGCAACGCAGTTGGGAGCTCGAACAACCCACGATCGTTTGGAAGCATTATGAGGAGAATGAACAAAAACAGGAATTTGTGTTTGCCATAATGGTGTGGGTGTAGGTCGAGACTAGTGCTGCGATGGTCAGCAACGGATTCTAATCCAGGAAGACCATTTGTGGGTTGCCCAAACTACAATGTAagtggttgttgttgtttgttgtaaTTCTGGATATAAACTTGGTTGATTCACTTTCTTAGGTGCAGACTGTTGGTAAGAGGTGGTGTGGGTTGTTTCTGTGGctagataaaatttttgaagaagatgTGATAACATGTGATGGTAGAACAAGCCCTTCAATTGACAATGAAGAATGGAAGATGAAGATTGCTTGAAAATTTGGAAGATTAGAGTTTGAAGTTAGGGTTCTAAAAGTGGGTGGAGTTTTGGTGCTTGTATTTATGCTGCTGATTACAGTAGCTGTTCTTCTCTTAAAGTTAGATAGGCAATTTAGCTAATTATATCTAACAAAAAACAAATGACATACATATGTTATTCCTATAGTTGTACCTATCAGTTTGTTTGAAAGAAATGCAAATTAAAGTGTTTAACACTGTTGTGCTTACATATTTTGAAAATTGGAGAAACAATATGGACTACTAATATATtcatccaaaatataattcttgtaaataaaatagaaatgaaCAGTGTTTGGAATGCATCTTAATAGCATATAAGaggacaaaataaaattaaaaatttgacacAGATCAATTCAAGAAAGTTATAATTCATGTTTCATAATGTAAAAAATACATTCAAAATAAGGCATTATAAAGCCAGAACAATAGTCACCATGTATACCAGAGTTGTCAAAATATAAGTCTGATAAGTTTCCAATACTAAAATCTCTAACACTGGAATCCTAATTAAGAAAGCATACAAAGTAAATTCCTTCACTAAAACAGACAAACAAAGACACCATCTGTCCCTAAAGATAATAATTTAAGTCATTCATTCTTGGTTCTGGATGGCTTGAATCCAGGATTAGGCACAAATCTCATTATGCTTGCTGGTTGAGTGCTTGCAGATGGAGTGCTTGTAGATAGAGTACTTGCAGGTGGGGTGCTGGTTGGTTGGGTGGTAGTAGCTGGTGTGTTTGAGTTGTAGACCTTGCACACTCCCAAATTAAACCTCTAAACTGATTATTCTTCCACTGTTTGTTGAAGTTCCTCCATAAATGCCAAACACAGAATCTGTGATGGATATTTGGGAACACATCCTAAACTGCATGGATAAGTCCCTGCATAACCAAAAATGCCAGTACAAAAAGTTTATAATCGAGCCTCAAAAAGGTCCCTCATGTTGTATTAATAAACTCAGAATGGTCCCTAAAGTTGTGTAAGTGACATCACATTGGTCCCTCAACAGAGTAAACAGACACTATCCATATATAGCAACCATCAACTATGCAGCATCTAATTTATACAATAACTACTCAACTGTTCTAAATAGCAGTAAACAGATTTACTACTCAGTACACATATATAACAATAAACAACAATAATTAAGATATCTAATAATAAACAACAATAAAGGGATTTACTACTCAGCAGTTATATTTCATAATCTTCTATTACTACCATTAATTTTGGTGGTGGGTTGGGCTTAGTACTAGGAGCAGCTATGGGTTGTGCCATTATTTTTGGTGGTGGGGTGAGGTTAGTAGTAGGAGCAGCAGTGGTGTGTATTGATTCTGAACTTGGAATTGGTGGTAATGTGGTGGGAATTGTTTTGGAGCTAGTGGTGTGAGTTGGCTCTGATATTGGAGTTGATGGTGATGTGGTGAAAATTGTATTGGTTGTGACATTGATGGTGGGGTATGGATGTGGAATAAGGTCTTGTAGCACTATTAACTCCTTGCCTTTGGATGATGCTGGTTCTGCTTTCTCATTAAACACAGGTTTAGAGACTCCATGTTTATAGTACACATGAATAATTTCATTGTTCTTCTGAGCTAGGTAACACATCTCCATGAACTTTTTGTCATGTGTCACAGCTCTAAGACCAGTTTGCAACGGCCTATTAGACACCAACCACCAACAGTGAGTCACATTGTCATACCCAATATTCTTGTAGTAGTCTCGGACAAAAAATACATCTAGTGTGTCTATGTCAATTCTCGGCAACTCAGAAATCTGTCCACTATTGTAATTCACACTTTCATCACGCTCTGTGATAAATGACCCTCCATGGTGAAATATGATGGTAATCAAAGGATCATGCATCtgtaatttaaaaacaaaatttcatGATCAAACTCATCATCTTCAACCACATTAACAAATTGAAAACTTCATAACTAAAACATAAAATCATGTTTACTCCTGTAAATGCAGTAAACCTTAACAGATAAGAAACAGATTTCCACCATGATAAACATCCCTTATCCAATCAACAATTTTATTAGCGTAACCACTCAGAAAGCTAGTTGCGATCAAACCCTAGCAAACATTGTGAAACACAAACATGCATACCCACACATTACACTCCAAAAACTTATTTCTAACTACTGAAGATATTAaactaacaacaataacaaaaaacaGAGCACACCTATTATCACATAATTTTTTTCCTTACATCTTTTAGAGAGACCAGCCTTTAGTATAGTCTTTGTCTGATGTAGATAACAAAACCGATCCTTCAGAGTAGTCATGTTCCAACGAAATCTCTGCAGTTACAGCAATCACACCACCGCCATTGACGAGTATAGAGGAGAAGGAAAGACTctgtttgtattgtattttgAGACGGGGGAGACAATATGTTATATTAACGTTTGAGGGAGGATTCTTCAAAAGCAATTTTGGAGTGAAACGACGGCGTTTTAGGGCATTTACGCGCCACCAGCAATACTACGTCGTTTTAGCTCGCCAACGTGTCACCCTATTATCCAGATCAGCTTTCTGATAACACCAATTTGAGGAAATGTGCCGGAAGGACGAGATACAATTTCAAGGACTAATATAGGTAACTATTAAATTCAAGGACTATTATAAAGTACGAATGTAACTTCAGGAATTACTCTGAGATTTATCTCCATAAAATGGAGTAAATACCCATAGTCGTCCCTGAGATTCGCGCAAATACTCAATGTAATCCTCAAGATCCCGATTTCCCTATTGTAGCCCTCCAGATAGAGCTCTGAGCACTCAAAGTGGTCCCTATGCATATTTctggtgatgagtcatcaccggAGCGCTGATGTGGCGACGTTTTGCCACGCTGGAGGGCTCCAACAGCTAGCTGAGCTGGCTAATTTCTAATTTGTACCCACGTTAGTCCCTCCCATTATATTtaaccctaaatccccaaattttcataaaatttatctcttcttcttgttcatcgCTCTCTTCATCGCATGCTCCAGCTTCTTGCTGATATCATAGTCTTGCAAGATGTTAATAATCCCAAAATATAGAACAACATCGCTAGTCTCTCCATGGTGATAAGTGGTCAAATGGCTCATTCTCTGCTCTTGCAGGCATATTGGCACCCAACCTAAAATGTTGGACCAGGCATTGGTGGAAGAGATCGACGATTCTGACCCTGACAATCCATTACCTCCCAATGGCTTCCTTTCCCTTCTTTATCTGCAGTTAACAGGAAAAGCCATTCCTCAACCAAGCCAGCCAATTTTCTTACCATTATAAAACAAGCCAATTTTCTTTATCTGCCTGAATGAAACACCTCCATCTCTTACAAACACTGGCCATAGCCGGGAGGTCCGAATGAGGCACAAGTGCTAAGCAATACTTGGAAACATCATCAGGCAGCCGAGGTAGAATCGAGCTATCATCATCCTCATCCGATAACTCAAGAGCGCACATAATGCTTGCTCTTAGAAAGTGTTTGATTTTTCTTATTGGGTAAATTAGAAAAACACATATTCGGTTCTGTGAACTACTTCTTACCAGCAATGCATCCAGGCATTTTTGAAATGATCATTAACACATTCAGATATAATATTACCATGAATAGAAATTTTGTTTGCAACTGTGACTAATCAACCAAATAGTGTAAAAAATGTATAATTGAGTAGAGCACCAaactataggaactcaaaatacTCTTCACCCATGGGATTCTACAAGACCAAGGCATACAAGATGTGGAAGAACGAACAACATGAGCGGTATAAGAAGATAATTTTCTGTGCTTTATCCACTCTGACTCAAGTTCCAAAACAGAATTTGTGTTACTACAATAAGCCACCTTACTTGTATTATTCCCTTTATATCTTAAGCTGCCAAAGTGAAATCTTCCCTCACACATTGTCCAGATATCTACAAAAGCAGAAAGAACATACATGAAGAAATAACATCCTTCTCAGCCATCCTATTGAAAATGAGCTTTGCATCTTTCACACTACCACACTTGCAATACATATCTAACAATGCATTGTTAAGGATAAGATCTTGATCATACTTCAGCACATGGACATGGGCCTGCATCCCTAACTTAGCTTGAGAATAAGCAGATATCAAAGTTGTCCATAAAACAACATTTTGTTCGGACATTTCATCGAACAGCTTGTGTGCCTCTTCCAAGAGGTGGAATTTGACGTACATATTGAGTAGTGTGTTGACCAAGAAGGTCTCTGGAAGGTACCCATTTGAGAAGTATCAGCATAGGTGGGTCAAGGAACTGCAAAACCACAAGGCACAAGTAGTGATTATGCACAGGTGAGCATGGTCGAGCTTGAGTGAAGATCTAGGCATTTTTCTCGTCGAAATTGAGCTTGTCCTTATTCTTCGGGTGCTTTCTGAGGTCGATGTAGGTTTGAAGAGCGCAGAAGAAGAGAATTGGGAGCCTGAAAAATGCGATGAAGAGGAAGAGCAAAGCGTGCATGAGTGGGACTTTGTACAATAACACCAACTGCGAGGGACCAAGGTGGGTATAAATTGAAAATGAGCCAGCTCAGCTCCAGCCTGGCAAAACGTCGCCACATCAGCGTTCCGGGATGACTCATCACCAGAAATATGCATAGGGATCACTTTGAGTGCTCGGAGTTCTATTTGGAGGACTACAATAGAAAAATCAGGATCTTGAGAATTACATTGAGTATTTGCGTGAATCTCATTGACTACTATGGATATTTACTCCcataaaatgtgataaaattgTGTAAATCGTAATTTATATAACAACTATAAACTTccgtttgttttaaaatattagacCTGAAATTAGAAATTGAATatcatatttaataattaaaaactgaaactaaaatttcagttataaaatacaaaattttaatccTTGGTTACCTCTAAAAAGTAGGGACCGGATACTAAaagtttattaatattttttttctaaaataccctcCTTCCAAACCTCATATTCCAACCTTATCCCTCATTCACGGCGTCCACCTCTCATCCCCAACTCCACCAGTCCACCCTACCTCTCAAGTCTCACCCCCACCATCACACCTCTACGGCTCTACCATCACTGCCATAATCATCCTCAACTTGTCCCTcctttccttctctctcatcagaacaaaagaaaagagaagaacttAGGCGAAATAGagggaaaagagaagagaagaaggaaaggatGGAGGAGGAGACAGCAGTGGCAGATAGAGGAACcgtcgccgccgccgccgccgccgaaCAAGGAATGGAGGGGACGATGCTATGAAGGGGAGAGGGGAAGAAGGAGCAGTGAAATGTTTTTGAAGGTCCCTGGTGGCGGCGCTGTCCAGACGTGGGGGCTCTGACTCCTCGATGGTGGTGATCGAAGCGTAGAACGAGGAGAGTGGGTGATGGTCGTGAATTCCGCAAACCTCCGTTGAGCCGCCAGTACCAAATTCTCTGGTGagtcttcaatgttttcaaaaatcaaaaggttCCTTACTGATTGAATTTATTAATAACtcttattcattaattttatgtGATGAATTGACGAAGCATTCAA is a window from the Arachis hypogaea cultivar Tifrunner chromosome 17, arahy.Tifrunner.gnm2.J5K5, whole genome shotgun sequence genome containing:
- the LOC112763671 gene encoding uncharacterized protein gives rise to the protein MKIFCLGLGQFQFPKAQKEHCSSSLAEKRKAAALGLVASGRKMMLSRRVAAALPFRFAAPAANQVPMPKHHLPLISFHPENVAVLCSRSNSSLSQQSETEHVDYSLFRTQQTNLKPGLYLVGTPIGNLEDITFRALRVLNSANVILSEDTRHSGKLLHHYNIKTPLMSYHKFNESQREQLVLKRLKEGEIVALISDAGTPGISDPGMELAKLCISENILVVPIPGPCALVSALSASGLPTHEFTFVGFLPKHSGSRRKRLMSLADQTATQIFYVPPHKLSQFLEEASSIFGDARQCVIAREMTKLHEEFWRGTVREAKEVFLMRQPKGELTILIEGQTSSKVEPPSDSELEDELRELIASGETLSTAVKLVAGRTSASKKTIYSLALKTFGKQLQGEDDSN